One window of the Cotesia glomerata isolate CgM1 linkage group LG10, MPM_Cglom_v2.3, whole genome shotgun sequence genome contains the following:
- the LOC123273053 gene encoding glycine-rich RNA-binding protein 3, mitochondrial-like isoform X3 → MVSSNLPRKTKIFVGRLPENCRNDELRQLFLRFGEVTECDVMNRYGFVHMAREEDAAAAIKALHNTNFKGATINVEQSTGKSRGGGPVGRRDDRRGGPMRGGRSGRDGGRDNRPGPYSHRGGGVGGGYGDYGNRNNNDFGGRGNDYSSGGYSDRGNYGQNVGGGGMGGYGSAPNMVSGYGPNTGAIGYGPGGADYGRSNDYGRNSDFGSRSDYGNFPSGGAMSGDFSRNMSGMTDYGRVDNFGRAADPYTSRNDYDRNTGPMRNGNAITTGGYGSGYGDAGPLSGVQSYASGTPSYNSGPGPQTDMFSRRPVNSVNSGVYQPMSGGYTEAYDRPDAYGPTRNTGNRFPGPADSMPPRY, encoded by the exons ATGGTTTCCTCGAATTTACCG agaaaaacaaaaattttcgttgGACGTTTACCCGAAAATTGTCGGAACGATGAGTTGCGTCAATTATTTCTTCGTTTCGGTGAAGTTACCGAATGCGATGTGATGAATCGTTACGGATTTGTTCATATGGCTCGAGAAGAAGATGCAGCTGCAGCAATCAAAGCTTTACATAATACAAATTTCAAAGGTGCCACGATAAATGTCGAACAATCGACAGGCAAGTCACGAGGGGGTGGTCCTGTTGGTCGCAGAGATGATCGAAGAGGCGGGCCGATGAGAGGCGGAAGAAGTGGCCGAGACGGTGGTCGTGACAATCGACCTGGTCCTTATAGCCACCGCGGAG GTGGTGTTGGTGGAGGATATGGTGATTATGGCAATCGAAACAATAATGATTTTGGCGGACGCGGTAATGATTATTCAAGCGGTGGATATTCTGATCGTGGAAATTATGGACAAAACGTGGGCGGTGGAGGTATGGGAGGGTATGGATCAGCGCCTAACATGGTCAGTGGATATGGTCCAAATACTGGCGCCATTGGCTATGGCCCTGGAGGAGCTGATTATGGAAGAAGTAACGATTATGGTCGCAATAGTGATTTTGGATCTCGATCAGATTATGGCAACT ttcCTAGTGGAGGTGCAATGAGCGGTGATTTCAGTCGTAATATGTCAGGTATGACAGATTACGGACGAGTAGATAATTTTGGTAGAGCTGCTGACCCTTATACTTCCAGAAATGATTATGATCGTAACACAGGCCCGATGAGAAATGGTAATGCAATAACAACGGGTGGATATGGATCTGGATATGGGGATGCAGG ACCTCTTAGTGGTGTTCAAAGTTACGCTTCCGGAACACCTAGTTATAATTCTGGACCAGGACCACAAACCGATATGTTTAGTAGAAGACCGGTCAATTCAGTTAATAGTGGAGTATATCAACCCATGAGTGGCGG GTATACGGAAGCATATGATAGGCCCGATGCATATGGTCCCACTCGCAATACTGGCAATCG ctTCCCAGGTCCGGCAGATTCGATGCCACCAAGGTACTAA
- the LOC123273053 gene encoding glycine-rich RNA-binding protein 3, mitochondrial-like isoform X2 — protein sequence MVSSNLPRKTKIFVGRLPENCRNDELRQLFLRFGEVTECDVMNRYGFVHMAREEDAAAAIKALHNTNFKGATINVEQSTGKSRGGGPVGRRDDRRGGPMRGGRSGRDGGRDNRPGPYSHRGVFPIPRAGYDGFSTGGVGGGYGDYGNRNNNDFGGRGNDYSSGGYSDRGNYGQNVGGGGMGGYGSAPNMVSGYGPNTGAIGYGPGGADYGRSNDYGRNSDFGSRSDYGNFPSGGAMSGDFSRNMSGMTDYGRVDNFGRAADPYTSRNDYDRNTGPMRNGNAITTGGYGSGYGDAGPLSGVQSYASGTPSYNSGPGPQTDMFSRRPVNSVNSGVYQPMSGGYTEAYDRPDAYGPTRNTGNRWQPG from the exons ATGGTTTCCTCGAATTTACCG agaaaaacaaaaattttcgttgGACGTTTACCCGAAAATTGTCGGAACGATGAGTTGCGTCAATTATTTCTTCGTTTCGGTGAAGTTACCGAATGCGATGTGATGAATCGTTACGGATTTGTTCATATGGCTCGAGAAGAAGATGCAGCTGCAGCAATCAAAGCTTTACATAATACAAATTTCAAAGGTGCCACGATAAATGTCGAACAATCGACAGGCAAGTCACGAGGGGGTGGTCCTGTTGGTCGCAGAGATGATCGAAGAGGCGGGCCGATGAGAGGCGGAAGAAGTGGCCGAGACGGTGGTCGTGACAATCGACCTGGTCCTTATAGCCACCGCGGAG TTTTTCCAATCCCACGTGCTGGTTACGACGGATTTTCTACAGGTGGTGTTGGTGGAGGATATGGTGATTATGGCAATCGAAACAATAATGATTTTGGCGGACGCGGTAATGATTATTCAAGCGGTGGATATTCTGATCGTGGAAATTATGGACAAAACGTGGGCGGTGGAGGTATGGGAGGGTATGGATCAGCGCCTAACATGGTCAGTGGATATGGTCCAAATACTGGCGCCATTGGCTATGGCCCTGGAGGAGCTGATTATGGAAGAAGTAACGATTATGGTCGCAATAGTGATTTTGGATCTCGATCAGATTATGGCAACT ttcCTAGTGGAGGTGCAATGAGCGGTGATTTCAGTCGTAATATGTCAGGTATGACAGATTACGGACGAGTAGATAATTTTGGTAGAGCTGCTGACCCTTATACTTCCAGAAATGATTATGATCGTAACACAGGCCCGATGAGAAATGGTAATGCAATAACAACGGGTGGATATGGATCTGGATATGGGGATGCAGG ACCTCTTAGTGGTGTTCAAAGTTACGCTTCCGGAACACCTAGTTATAATTCTGGACCAGGACCACAAACCGATATGTTTAGTAGAAGACCGGTCAATTCAGTTAATAGTGGAGTATATCAACCCATGAGTGGCGG GTATACGGAAGCATATGATAGGCCCGATGCATATGGTCCCACTCGCAATACTGGCAATCG ATGGCAGCCAggataa
- the LOC123273053 gene encoding glycine-rich RNA-binding protein 3, mitochondrial-like isoform X4 has product MVSSNLPRKTKIFVGRLPENCRNDELRQLFLRFGEVTECDVMNRYGFVHMAREEDAAAAIKALHNTNFKGATINVEQSTGKSRGGGPVGRRDDRRGGPMRGGRSGRDGGRDNRPGPYSHRGVFPIPRAGYDGFSTGGVGGGYGDYGNRNNNDFGGRGNDYSSGGYSDRGNYGQNVGGGGMGGYGSAPNMVSGYGPNTGAIGYGPGGADYGRSNDYGRNSDFGSRSDYGNFPSGGAMSGDFSRNMSGMTDYGRVDNFGRAADPYTSRNDYDRNTGPMRNGNAITTGGYGSGYGDAGPLSGVQSYASGTPSYNSGPGPQTDMFSRRPVNSVNSGVYQPMSGGWQPG; this is encoded by the exons ATGGTTTCCTCGAATTTACCG agaaaaacaaaaattttcgttgGACGTTTACCCGAAAATTGTCGGAACGATGAGTTGCGTCAATTATTTCTTCGTTTCGGTGAAGTTACCGAATGCGATGTGATGAATCGTTACGGATTTGTTCATATGGCTCGAGAAGAAGATGCAGCTGCAGCAATCAAAGCTTTACATAATACAAATTTCAAAGGTGCCACGATAAATGTCGAACAATCGACAGGCAAGTCACGAGGGGGTGGTCCTGTTGGTCGCAGAGATGATCGAAGAGGCGGGCCGATGAGAGGCGGAAGAAGTGGCCGAGACGGTGGTCGTGACAATCGACCTGGTCCTTATAGCCACCGCGGAG TTTTTCCAATCCCACGTGCTGGTTACGACGGATTTTCTACAGGTGGTGTTGGTGGAGGATATGGTGATTATGGCAATCGAAACAATAATGATTTTGGCGGACGCGGTAATGATTATTCAAGCGGTGGATATTCTGATCGTGGAAATTATGGACAAAACGTGGGCGGTGGAGGTATGGGAGGGTATGGATCAGCGCCTAACATGGTCAGTGGATATGGTCCAAATACTGGCGCCATTGGCTATGGCCCTGGAGGAGCTGATTATGGAAGAAGTAACGATTATGGTCGCAATAGTGATTTTGGATCTCGATCAGATTATGGCAACT ttcCTAGTGGAGGTGCAATGAGCGGTGATTTCAGTCGTAATATGTCAGGTATGACAGATTACGGACGAGTAGATAATTTTGGTAGAGCTGCTGACCCTTATACTTCCAGAAATGATTATGATCGTAACACAGGCCCGATGAGAAATGGTAATGCAATAACAACGGGTGGATATGGATCTGGATATGGGGATGCAGG ACCTCTTAGTGGTGTTCAAAGTTACGCTTCCGGAACACCTAGTTATAATTCTGGACCAGGACCACAAACCGATATGTTTAGTAGAAGACCGGTCAATTCAGTTAATAGTGGAGTATATCAACCCATGAGTGGCGG ATGGCAGCCAggataa
- the LOC123273053 gene encoding glycine-rich RNA-binding protein 3, mitochondrial-like isoform X1: MVSSNLPRKTKIFVGRLPENCRNDELRQLFLRFGEVTECDVMNRYGFVHMAREEDAAAAIKALHNTNFKGATINVEQSTGKSRGGGPVGRRDDRRGGPMRGGRSGRDGGRDNRPGPYSHRGVFPIPRAGYDGFSTGGVGGGYGDYGNRNNNDFGGRGNDYSSGGYSDRGNYGQNVGGGGMGGYGSAPNMVSGYGPNTGAIGYGPGGADYGRSNDYGRNSDFGSRSDYGNFPSGGAMSGDFSRNMSGMTDYGRVDNFGRAADPYTSRNDYDRNTGPMRNGNAITTGGYGSGYGDAGPLSGVQSYASGTPSYNSGPGPQTDMFSRRPVNSVNSGVYQPMSGGYTEAYDRPDAYGPTRNTGNRFPGPADSMPPRY; encoded by the exons ATGGTTTCCTCGAATTTACCG agaaaaacaaaaattttcgttgGACGTTTACCCGAAAATTGTCGGAACGATGAGTTGCGTCAATTATTTCTTCGTTTCGGTGAAGTTACCGAATGCGATGTGATGAATCGTTACGGATTTGTTCATATGGCTCGAGAAGAAGATGCAGCTGCAGCAATCAAAGCTTTACATAATACAAATTTCAAAGGTGCCACGATAAATGTCGAACAATCGACAGGCAAGTCACGAGGGGGTGGTCCTGTTGGTCGCAGAGATGATCGAAGAGGCGGGCCGATGAGAGGCGGAAGAAGTGGCCGAGACGGTGGTCGTGACAATCGACCTGGTCCTTATAGCCACCGCGGAG TTTTTCCAATCCCACGTGCTGGTTACGACGGATTTTCTACAGGTGGTGTTGGTGGAGGATATGGTGATTATGGCAATCGAAACAATAATGATTTTGGCGGACGCGGTAATGATTATTCAAGCGGTGGATATTCTGATCGTGGAAATTATGGACAAAACGTGGGCGGTGGAGGTATGGGAGGGTATGGATCAGCGCCTAACATGGTCAGTGGATATGGTCCAAATACTGGCGCCATTGGCTATGGCCCTGGAGGAGCTGATTATGGAAGAAGTAACGATTATGGTCGCAATAGTGATTTTGGATCTCGATCAGATTATGGCAACT ttcCTAGTGGAGGTGCAATGAGCGGTGATTTCAGTCGTAATATGTCAGGTATGACAGATTACGGACGAGTAGATAATTTTGGTAGAGCTGCTGACCCTTATACTTCCAGAAATGATTATGATCGTAACACAGGCCCGATGAGAAATGGTAATGCAATAACAACGGGTGGATATGGATCTGGATATGGGGATGCAGG ACCTCTTAGTGGTGTTCAAAGTTACGCTTCCGGAACACCTAGTTATAATTCTGGACCAGGACCACAAACCGATATGTTTAGTAGAAGACCGGTCAATTCAGTTAATAGTGGAGTATATCAACCCATGAGTGGCGG GTATACGGAAGCATATGATAGGCCCGATGCATATGGTCCCACTCGCAATACTGGCAATCG ctTCCCAGGTCCGGCAGATTCGATGCCACCAAGGTACTAA
- the LOC123273053 gene encoding TATA-binding protein-associated factor 2N-like isoform X5, with amino-acid sequence MNRYGFVHMAREEDAAAAIKALHNTNFKGATINVEQSTGKSRGGGPVGRRDDRRGGPMRGGRSGRDGGRDNRPGPYSHRGVFPIPRAGYDGFSTGGVGGGYGDYGNRNNNDFGGRGNDYSSGGYSDRGNYGQNVGGGGMGGYGSAPNMVSGYGPNTGAIGYGPGGADYGRSNDYGRNSDFGSRSDYGNFPSGGAMSGDFSRNMSGMTDYGRVDNFGRAADPYTSRNDYDRNTGPMRNGNAITTGGYGSGYGDAGPLSGVQSYASGTPSYNSGPGPQTDMFSRRPVNSVNSGVYQPMSGGYTEAYDRPDAYGPTRNTGNRFPGPADSMPPRY; translated from the exons ATGAATCGTTACGGATTTGTTCATATGGCTCGAGAAGAAGATGCAGCTGCAGCAATCAAAGCTTTACATAATACAAATTTCAAAGGTGCCACGATAAATGTCGAACAATCGACAGGCAAGTCACGAGGGGGTGGTCCTGTTGGTCGCAGAGATGATCGAAGAGGCGGGCCGATGAGAGGCGGAAGAAGTGGCCGAGACGGTGGTCGTGACAATCGACCTGGTCCTTATAGCCACCGCGGAG TTTTTCCAATCCCACGTGCTGGTTACGACGGATTTTCTACAGGTGGTGTTGGTGGAGGATATGGTGATTATGGCAATCGAAACAATAATGATTTTGGCGGACGCGGTAATGATTATTCAAGCGGTGGATATTCTGATCGTGGAAATTATGGACAAAACGTGGGCGGTGGAGGTATGGGAGGGTATGGATCAGCGCCTAACATGGTCAGTGGATATGGTCCAAATACTGGCGCCATTGGCTATGGCCCTGGAGGAGCTGATTATGGAAGAAGTAACGATTATGGTCGCAATAGTGATTTTGGATCTCGATCAGATTATGGCAACT ttcCTAGTGGAGGTGCAATGAGCGGTGATTTCAGTCGTAATATGTCAGGTATGACAGATTACGGACGAGTAGATAATTTTGGTAGAGCTGCTGACCCTTATACTTCCAGAAATGATTATGATCGTAACACAGGCCCGATGAGAAATGGTAATGCAATAACAACGGGTGGATATGGATCTGGATATGGGGATGCAGG ACCTCTTAGTGGTGTTCAAAGTTACGCTTCCGGAACACCTAGTTATAATTCTGGACCAGGACCACAAACCGATATGTTTAGTAGAAGACCGGTCAATTCAGTTAATAGTGGAGTATATCAACCCATGAGTGGCGG GTATACGGAAGCATATGATAGGCCCGATGCATATGGTCCCACTCGCAATACTGGCAATCG ctTCCCAGGTCCGGCAGATTCGATGCCACCAAGGTACTAA